In Mycobacterium gallinarum, a single window of DNA contains:
- a CDS encoding slipin family protein → MSGPLTVAVVVLVALLVAVVIASLRVVKEYERGVGFRLGRLRGPLGPGIVVVLPGVDKLVRVDLRTVTLTIPPQEVITRDNVTARVNAVVLFRVTDPTKSVMAVENFAVATSQIAQTTLRSVVGRADLDTLLAHRADLNEDLAASIASQTEPWGVKVEVVEIKDVEIPEMMQRAMAREAEAERERRAKVISAHGELQASAELRDAAITLSESPASLQLRYLQTLLELGADQNSTVVFPIPMDIVRPFLEGGNSTNDAGGGDAVPHIRRVRSDD, encoded by the coding sequence ATGAGTGGTCCGTTGACTGTCGCCGTCGTTGTCCTGGTCGCGCTGCTCGTCGCCGTGGTGATCGCGTCACTGCGCGTCGTCAAGGAGTACGAACGCGGTGTGGGCTTCCGCCTCGGCCGGTTACGTGGACCGCTGGGACCGGGAATCGTCGTCGTTCTGCCCGGCGTCGACAAGCTCGTGCGCGTCGATCTGCGCACGGTGACGTTGACCATCCCGCCCCAAGAGGTCATCACGCGCGACAACGTCACGGCGCGCGTCAATGCCGTCGTCCTTTTCCGGGTTACCGATCCGACGAAATCCGTGATGGCGGTGGAGAACTTCGCGGTCGCCACCTCTCAGATCGCCCAGACCACGCTGCGGTCGGTGGTCGGACGTGCCGACCTCGACACGCTGCTGGCCCACCGCGCCGATCTCAACGAGGACCTGGCCGCGTCCATCGCGAGCCAGACCGAACCCTGGGGGGTCAAGGTCGAGGTCGTCGAGATCAAGGACGTCGAGATTCCCGAGATGATGCAGCGGGCGATGGCCCGCGAGGCCGAGGCCGAGCGCGAGCGTCGCGCCAAGGTGATCAGCGCGCACGGCGAATTGCAGGCATCCGCGGAGTTACGCGATGCCGCAATAACACTCAGTGAGAGTCCGGCGTCGCTGCAGCTGCGCTATCTGCAGACCCTGCTGGAACTCGGCGCCGACCAGAACTCGACTGTCGTTTTCCCGATTCCGATGGATATCGTCCGCCCGTTCCTCGAGGGCGGCAATTCGACGAACGACGCAGGCGGTGGTGACGCCGTCCCCCACATCAGGAGGGTGAGATCCGATGACTAG